CGTCTCGACTGTCTTGATCTCGCCTTCCAAGTCGGCGAGCTGCTCAGCCTCAATCTTTGCGACGATCTGGGCGATTGCGCCCGGGTCAGACGCGTCATAAAACTCGCCACCAGCACCCTCAACGACGCTGCGGAGCTGCTCGCCCTCCGCAGTCAAGACACCACCAACCGCAGGGTAGAGAGCAATGATGTCAATGTCGGCCTTAGTTGCCGTCTCAACCGCTTCGGCGAGCGTGTAGATTTGCTCCCCCATCACTTCGTTATCTGTAGCCAGCAAAATGGTGCGCGAACGCTCAGAATCCATATTGTCAAAGCCCATAACACAGGTGGCCAGCCCGTCACCCACCAGGGAAGCGATCTCCTGGCCATCCGGAGCGTCAATGCCCTCCAGGTAGGACGAAAGCTCCGGGGTGACCAGAACGTACTCACCTTCGGGACCCAGGTAGCCACGATCGATGACTCCTGCGGCCTCTCCTAAGACCGAAGAGACCAACTCATAGTCATCAGTGAGGGGGAAACGGGTGATGGTTTGCGCACTCCACAGTTGCAGCGCCAGTCGCTCGCCCTCGAAACTCTCCACCATTTCTTGGAAGCTGCGGAGGATCTGCCCGTCGTACGGCAGCATAGACCCGGATGCGTCCAAGCAGAGAACGATGTCACGGCTCGCCAACTTGGGATGCTCAACCCTGCGCTCGACGGGCAGCCCAGCAGATACGGAAACGGCCCCGATCATTACCGCAAGCGCAGCCGTAGCACCCGCCATAGTCCACCGCGACCTCGAGCGTTCCTTTTGGAACGCGGGCAGTCTGCGCATCGCAGCCGTGTTGGCGACCCAGGTGACGGGACCCCATCCTCGGCCTCGCGCAGTCCACCAGGCCAGCCCCGCTGTCAGTATGAAAACAAAGAGGACGAGGGCGAACAGCCAGGGGTACTTCATCTGTTCACCACCTCGCTCGCAAGCTCTGCCCCGCGCTGGACCATCGCAGTTGCGCCCTCGGGCGGGAAAGTCTCATTCTCACACCACTGCAATGCCTCCGTCAGCAACGGCCACATCGGCAGGTTCTGAGCGACCTCCAGTGAAGTTTGGGACTCGATATTGAGGCCGGTCTTCTCCGTTGCCGCGGCACGAATCAGGGAGGCAAGCGCGAAATGGGCGTCTCTTGCCGTCATTTGACCCCCTGCAAACCCCTCTCGCACCTCCGCAATGTGGCGGTTGTAGCGGCCGCGTTGCAGTTGACCCAAGGTCTTTACGGAACTCTGCTTCTCTACCTTCGAGCCGCGGTAGACGAGCAGGAGTGTCACGCTCCACACGACCGCAACAACGATAATTATCGCGCCCAGCACCCACACCCAGTTGGAGTAGACCAGGGGTTCGCGAAGCTCAGGCTGCACGATTCCCCCCTCCAACAACGTCTACCAGTGCGGGCAACACGTCCCCCATTCCACCGACACGCCGATATGTCAGCGGGAGCGCCTCCAGCCTGCGGTCGACCTCTTGGCGGCGGATCTTGCGGAACATCCTCCACTGGGCTTCAATCACCTGGTTGCCTTCAACAAATGTGGGAAGCGGGCCTGCCGTGACGTCCACCAACTCTGAGGGGTCTTGCTTAGCACGCGCTTTGGCATCCAACTTTGCGCCGCCGGGGCGTGTGGGATCAAGGTCTTCAATCAAGAAGAGCCCCACTAGGTGGCGCGATGTGAGCCGCCCCAGGAGGGCGGCCGTTACATCACTGATCTGGCTATCGTCACTAATGACGAAAACCAGGGATCGGCGCCTGCCCAACTCGACGTGACGCAACAGTGATGACAGGTCTGATGGCGCAGAAGAAACCGTGGCAGATGCTGCAACCCTCAACAGAGTTTCCGCGTGACCCACGCCGGCGCGAGCAGGCATGGAGCGGACGCCACTGGCGTTCCCGGCAACTAGTCCGAGTAGGTCCCCGTGCGCCGACACCAGCCAAGATAGGGCCCTCACAATTTCTGCGGCAACGACATTCTTGGCGTTTCCGTCCTCGGCCAAAGCAGCCATGGATGACCCGGTGTCGGAAGCTACAATCACGGAGAGGACCGCGGTTGACTCAAACCTCTTCACCACGGGTTGACCTCTGCGGGCTGTCCCCTTCCAATCGATGTCGGAAATATCGTCGCCGTATCTATACTCCGCCATGTCGAGAAACTCGTGGCTGCTGCCCGCTCCCTCACCACGGTGGTACCCGTCCAGAAGAGAGAGCAGCTTCTTCTGGACCGGGTAGGCAACCAGTCGGGAGTAGTCCTGTAGGCGAGGTGACGACATGGGATCTATGGAACTGGAACCACGTTGAAGGCCGCGTCGACAAGGCCTGTCACGGAAACCCCGTCGGCAACAGCGTCCCAAGTCCGCACTAGTCGGTGGCGAAGAACAGAGTGGCGCATAGCCTTGACGTCATCGGGGACCACATAGTTGCGTCCGCTCATCAGTGCGTGTGCCTGGGCAACTTTCATCAGGGCGATGCCCCCACGGGGAGACGCGCCCATCCGCAGGTGTTTGTCGAGGCCGGGCAGCGGATTGGGGCCGCCACCTCGCGTAGTGTTGATGACGTCGACGATGTAGGCCTTGATCGCGGGATGGACGTAAGCCCGGGACGTGTAGGTCTGGAGCTCTTCTAGCTCGGCCAAAGAGATCGGGGTTGCCACACTCGGCCTGTTGAAGGCTCCAGCGTCAATCATCTCTAGAACTTGGGCTTCTTCACTGGCGCTGGGGTAAGAAATCACGACTTTCATGAGGAAGCGATCCATCTGCGCCTCAGGAAGAACGTAGGTGCCTTCCTCTTCAATGGGATTCTGGGTTGCCATCACCATGAAGGGCTGGGGGAGGCGGTGGTTCTCCCCACCGATCGTGGTCTGTCCTTCTTGCATCGCTTCAAGCATTGCCGACTGAGTCTTGGCAGAGGAGCGGTTGATCTCATCGAGCAACACAAAGTTCGCGTGGACGGGGCCCAGCTGCGTGATGAAGGTGCCCTCTTGTTGGTTGTAGATCTGGGTGCCGACAATGTCAGAGGGCATCAGGTCAGGGGTGCATTGGATGCGGCGGAAGGAACCGGATACGGCACTTGCCAACGTTTGGGCCGCAGTGGTTTTGGCCAGACCAGGCACAGATTCGATTAGAACGTGTCCCCTGGCCATCAGGGCTGCTAGGAGTGACTGGCGTAGGTCGGCTTGGCCCACTACGCGCTCGCCGTAAAGCGCCTGGATCTTGTTGAGCAACTCACCGCTGCGGGCCAACTCTGCTTCAGTGAGGTGCGGGCTGGGTGCAACGGGGCCCCCGCCAGACGCGCCACTTTCGGGAGCCCGGCCACCCTCGGGAGTCCCACCGGCCCGGCCACCCTCTTGGGCTCGCCCATCCCGGCCAACCTCGGGAACCTCACGGGCCCCATCGGCCCCACCAGCACCAGCAGTCTCACTGGTCCCAGAGTAGCCATTCACACTAAGAACCCCATCGGCCCCACCAGCACCAGCAGTCTCACCGATCCCAGCGTCCTCTGTACTCCCAGGGCCCCAGCTTTCTTCTGCCATTTCATTCCCAACGATCGGCCTGCATCTCACCCCAAGCTTCCCACAGTGCAGATAAATCGTCCCGCATGAGTTCTTCCACTGGTCCTGAGCGTCCAGATCTCGCTAACTTCACAGATGTGGCGTGATATTGGGCAAAATATCAGGAAAATCCTGCCACGTTAGTGAAGCTAGCAGCATCTGGCCTCCTAGAGGGCATTCATCGGAGGACTCCAGCCTAAGGTTGCCGCTATCACGTAGGGTTGCCTCTGTTCTGCAGGCGGGTTCTAGGGGTCAGTGCAACAGGATTTCTTCAATCACTTCGGCGGGCTTTAGGAAATCGAGCCGCTTCCGTGGTCGGTCATTCATTTCCCACTCTACATAGTCTAGGTCAGCCTGACTGTGGATACTCAGGTCAGTGCCCTTGGGGAAGTATTCTCTGAGAAGCCCGTTGGTGTTTTCATTGGTGGGCCTTTGCCATGGTGAGTGTGGGTCACAAAAGAACACGTCGAGATCAGCAGCCATCGCGATCTGTTGATGCGCACTCATCTCTTTACCCTGGTCCCAGGTCAGGGTTTTACGCAGCACGTCGGGGAGGTCTTTCATTTTCGCGATCAGCCCGTCAGTGAGTGCCTCGACACGATTCTTGGTGGGATCCATCCATACCAGGATCAGGTAGCCTGAATGCCGTTCAACCACGGTCCCGATCGCACTCTTCCCATCCTTACCAATGATCAAGTCCCCTTCCCAATGGCCAGGAACGGCTCGATCATCAGCCTCGGCGGGACGATCCACAATATTGACCATATTCGCGATACGACCCACACGTTCAGTACTACGACGTTTCGCACGGCGAATCTTCCGACCTGTGCGTAGCCGCACTTCAAGGTCACGTTTGAGACCGCCTCGAGCCAAGAGATAAATCGACTGGTAAATCGTTTCGTGTGACACTCGCATCTCCGGCCGGTCTGGGAAATCCCGCCGCAACCTCCCACAAATTTGTTCCGGAGATCGCCTCAAAGTGAGCTGGTCTTGAACATAGGCGCGTAACTCAGGCTGTGTAGCAAGTTTACTGGGCTTTGGTCTTCGGGCTCTCTCATAAGCAACCACCTGAGCGCGCGTAGCACTATAGGACAGCGTCGCTGATCGTTCACACTGGAAGTGTCCATTCCGTTTGATTTCCCGGCTAATCGTTGACGCGGAACGATCCAACTGTCTGGCAATCGCTCGGATCCCCATCTTTGCCTTCCACAACGCCTGGATCTCAATACGTTCCTCAAAAGACAAAGACCTCGCACGAGTCTTCTTCCGAGGGTCAATCCCCCCATGATCACTAATGAACCCCCGCACTGCTCTCTCAGACCAGCCCACAACCTGGCCAATCTCCTTAGCGGAACGTCCTTGTTTACGTAACGCCCAAATCCTGTTCGTTACCTCCGGCAGCAACCTCTCCGAAAAACCAATCATCGTACTCACCCTCCTATTCTCAGGGTGTTGCACTCACCGCTAGAACCCGCCGCAAATTTACAGGCCACCTTACGTGACAGCGGCAACCCTACGTGACAGCGGCAACCTTGCAAGTGGAGGGGGACGGCGAAGGCCGTAGGGAACGGCGAAGGCCATGGGAGAACACCGCGAGACGCGGCTGAAAGCGGCAGAAGGAAGTCCCGGTTGGGCCTAGCTTGCCGGTTAGGCTTTAGCGAGCCGACTCCGCCGCCCCTTCTTCACCCTCCGCCTCCGCCTCCTCCTCCTCCGCCTCCGCGAGATCGAATAGTATCGACAGTTTCGGGTTCAATAACAGTGTAATGTGTCGATACTACTCGATCTCGCGGTTTGAGGTGGGCAATGACGGCAACGGTGACCGGTCGTAGAGGCGAGAAGGATACCCGCAGCCTCTTCTGCAAAGAGCCAGCAAAGGACACCCGGGCAGAATCGCAAGACACCCGGGCAGAATCGCAAGACACCCGGGCATAAGAATGGGGCACCCGACCTCAGTCAGGTGCCCCACCACTCTTAGCGAGTCAGACTAGTTTGGAAACTACCTAGTTCTTCGCGGCAGCAATACGCTCACGCAGCTTGGTCAGCTGGTCGCGAACAGCCGTCGGAACCTTGTCGCCGAACTGCTCGAAGTAGGTCTCCGAGTCATCGGTTTCAAGTGTCCAAGCATCCGCATCGATCTCGTAGAGAGCATTCCAGTCGTCCTCAGTCAGATCCAAGCCCTCAAGGTTGAAGTCTTCGAACTTCGGGTAGCGACCGGTAACACCATCAATCGCGTCGACCTCACCTGCGGAACGACGAACGATCCAGTCAAGAACGCGAGCGTTGTCGCCATAGCCCGGCCACATGAACTTGCCGTTGTCGTCCTTGCGGAACCAGTTGACCTGGTAGACCTGTGGGAACTTGTCACCAAGCTTCTCACCCATCTCTACCCAGTGGCCCCAGTAATCGGCCATGTTGTAACCACAGAAGGGCAGCATGGCGAATGGATCGTGACGCAGCGAGCCAGCCTTGACGTCAGTCGCGGCGGCGGTGACCTCGGAAGCTACGGTCGCACCGACGTAAACGCCGTGATCCTGGTCGTAAGCCTCTGCCACCAACGGAACGTTGGTCGCGCGACGCCCACCGAAGAGGATCGCATCAATCGGCACACCCTGCGGAGCTTCCCAGTCATCAGAAATGATCGGGCACTGCCACGCGGGAGCGGTGAAGCGGCTGTTCGGGTGTGACGATGGAGCATCCGATTCTGGCGTCCAGTCATTACCGTGCCAGTCGATCAGGTGCGCCGGAGCCTCGTCCGTCATACCTTCCCACCACACGTCACCATCATCGGTCAGTGCAACGTTCGTGAAGATGGCGTTTGCCTTCATGGACTCCATTGCCATCGGGTTGGTCTCGTAAGACGTACCCGGTGCGACACCGAAGAAGCCAGCTTCAGGGTTGATGGCGTAGAGACGACCATCTGGGCCGGGACGCATCCAAGCGATGTCGTCACCAACTGTCTCAACCTTGTAACCGGGGATTGTCGGCTCAAGCATGGCGAGGTTCGTCTTGCCACAAGCCGACGGGAAGGCTGCAGTTACGAAGAACTTGCGACCATCTGATTCGCGGGTCAAGCCCAGAATCAGCATGTGCTCGGCCATCCAGCCGTTGTCGCGGGCCATCGTCGAAGCAATACGCAGGGCGTAGCACTTCTTGCCGAGGAGGGCGTTGCCTCCGTAACCCGAACCGTAAGACCAGATCTCATTGGTCTCAGGGAAGTGGGTGATGTACTTGTCATCGTTGCAAGGCCACGGAACATCTTCCTGGCCTGGAGCGAGCGGTGCGCCCACAGAGTGAACTGCCGGGACCCATTCCTGACCTTCAGCAATCAGATCCATGGCAGGAGTGCCGATGCGGGTCATGATGCGCATGTTGGTAACAACGTAAGGCGAATCGGTGATCTCGATGCCCAGCTGTGAAATGGGGCCACCTACCGGACCCATGGAGAAGGGGATCACGTACATCGTGCGACCGGCCATGGAGCCGTCGAACTTGTCGTGAAGGATCGCCTTCATTTCCTTGGGATCTGCCCAGTGGTTAGTGGGGCCTGCATCCTCTTCCTTCTCAGAGCAGATGAAGGTACGCGACTCGACGCGTGCCACATCTGAAGGCAGCGAACGTGCCAAGAAAGAGTTGGGGCGCTTTTCTTCATTGAGACGGGTGAATGTACCACTCTCAACCATCAGGTCGGTCAGTCGCTTCCACTCAGCATCACTGCCGTCAGAGAACTCAACGGCCTCAGGCTTCGTCAGCTCAGCGATCTTCGTAACCCAATCGATTACATCTTCAGGTGTGTTAGCCGGAGCGGCCGCACGGACACCCTGTTCAGTCACGGACATATGTTGCTTGCCTCCTATAAAAGGGCTTCGCTTAGGGGCGGGTAGGCCCCTCGTATTCTGCCCATCCATTATTGCAAATAGAAGGTAAACGTGCATGGTCGTTAAGTCCCTGAGGTGGCCTGACTCACACCTCTGCGAGCGGATCTTGGTACTCGTGTTTCACACCATGTTCACCGCGGTGAAATTGTGCAGATAGGCTGGTGTCGTTCATGAACATTTGCTTGATTAACAGTTAACGGAGATTGAAATGGGACTGACATCGGACCGCGGTCCATCATTCTTTGCGCTTCTAGCGCAGCAAGGAGAGAAGTTGGTTGACGCTTCTGCCCTTCTACGGGAAATCCTTGCAGCAGATCCGGATGATCGCCCCACGATGCGCGACCGCTTACATGACATTGAGCATGAGGCTGACGAGATCAATCACAGCTTCATCCAGAAGATCAACCAGTCTTTCGTGACGCCATTCGATCGTGAAGACATGTCCCAGGTCGCCCACCTCTTGGACGACTGCGTCGACCTGATGGACGAGGCCGGAGACTTGGTCGTTCTCTACAACATTGGTGAGATCCCCACTCCTTTTGACGACCTCATTGAACGCCAAGTCGCGGTCTTGCGTAAGTGTTCAAAGCTCACGGCAGATGCTATGCCCAAGCTTAAGAAACCCCAGAACCTCAAGGCATTCTGGCTGGAAATCAACATTCTTGAGAATCAGGGCGACCAAGTCTACCGCCGCACTCTTGCCAGCCTCTTTGATTCGGGGCTCGATCCTGTGACCATCATTAAGCTGAAGGACCTCGTCCTCATCCTTGAGAAGTGCACCGATGCCTTCGAGTCCCTTGCACACGAAATTGAAACGATCGCAGTCAAGGAATCCTGACCCGTGGACTTCAACATATTCCTCGTCGTTCTGGTCATCGGCATTGCACTGCTGTTCGACTACACCAATGGGTTTCACGACGCGGCCAACGCAATCGCGACTTCTGTCTCGACTCGTGCACTAAAGCCCAGGACTGCACTGGCCATGGCGGCCGTCATGAACCTGGTCGGCGCTCTACTTGGAACCGAGGTTGCTAAGACTATTGGTTCTGGGATTATCGATATCAACGCATTCGCCCTTTCGGATGACACTTCCATGCAGCGAGCCGGCTTGATCATCGTTATGGCCGCGCTTGTCGGAGCTGTGGTCTGGAACTACACAACGTGGTGGCTCGGGCTGCCCTCCTCGTCTTCTCACGCACTTATCGGTGGTCTGATGGGTGCGGGCCTGGCATCTGCAACGCAGGTGCACTGGGATTCGATTCTCACCCACGTCATCATCCCGATGGTCACATCTCCGGTTATCGGTTTCGTATTGGCATTCTTCTTCATGAAGGCGATTCTCGCGTGGCTGGCGAACCGTCCCTACCACCGCACCATGGCGCATTTCCGCATCCTTCAGACGTTCTCTGCCGCCGCGATGGCACTCGGACACGGTTTGCAGGACGCACAGAAGACCATGGGCATCATCGTCATGGCTCTACTGGCTGGCGGATACGGTGAGACCCACAATATCTTCGACGCAGCCACCGGAGAGATGACAATTCCACTTTGGGTCAAGCTCGCCGCTGCGACGGCGATCTCCTTTGGCACCTACTCCGGCGGGTACAGGATCATGAAAACCCTGGGGTCGAAGATGATCGATCTCGACCCTGCTCGTGGATTCGTGGCAGAGACGGTGGCCGCAGGTGTTCTCTACACCGCCGCCTACGCATTGCACGCTCCGATCTCCACAACCCAAACGATCACCGCTTCCATCCTTGGTGTCGGTGCCACCAAGAGGCTCTCCGCCGTGCGTTGGTCCGTAACCGGGAACATCATGGTCGCGTGGGTCCTCACTCTTCCGGCCGCTGCCGCGGTCGCAGCCATCATGTACTTCTTGTTCCACGCGATAATCCCGCTGTAAAGCACTCCTTCAAAACCATGCAGGTATTCCGTCCTCGTCTCCTTGCAACCTTTGTGTTGGCGCTGTTGACGCCCTTAGTTGTGGGCGGTTGTTCGACTACAGCCGAGACCCTGGACGTGGGCGACTGCTTACGGGATCCCTCCACGGGAACTAGCGGGGTGCACGTCGTCGACTGCACAGTTCCCCACCGTGGCCAGGTCGTCGGGCTTTACGAACCGGTTGGGGGGCCCTACCCGGGCGTAGATCAGCTCACGAAGGAAGCGGAAGTGCCCTGTCAGGACGCATTTCAAGAGTTTGTTGGGTCCGACCCCCTGACGTCCGTGTTCACCCTCTTCCCACTGCTCCCAACTGAAGGAGCCTGGGATAGCGGGGACACCACCGTCGCATGTATCGCCGCGGTATATGGGGACACGGCGGTTAGGTCTTCGTTCGAGGACGCCCGGAGGTAAAGACTAGGAGCCTGCTACTTGACGGCGAGCTTCGTGTAGGGCTCATGCCTCTCCACCCCGATAACCCGGGGAGAAGACGCATGGGAAACATGGACCACCAGCATCTCTGCGCGGTTCAAGTTCTTCCGCGGGGCCTCAACCAACGCCATCATCCTTCGCGGTGTGATATCTCTGATCGGCTCCAACAGAGCCGCGTATCCTGGCCGGTGAAGGCTCACAACCCGCGCCCCCTTTTTCCTACCCAGCAGCCCCTCAACGAGGGCACTTGACGGGCCCGGGTCCAGGTTCACGGCGTCCTCCGTCAAGAACTCATCCGCCTTGAACTTTGCGCCAGCAACCGCCGCATACGGGACCACCGTCTGCACGCATCGCAACCAAGTTGATGAGTGAACCACCCTGACCCCAAACGCGGACAGCAGTGGCACGAGGTCGAGGGCCTGAGCACCACCCAGTCTGGTCAACGGACGACGCGACTCATCACCACGCCATTTCGCGCGATCAACAGACTTAGCATGGCGAAGAAGAATCGTTGTTGAGGTAACAAGTTCACCGCGTCCAGCCCTATTGATGACCTCTGTCATCAACCTGCGATCCCCACGCCTGGTAAGCAGTGCCCGAGCCCGACTGGGATCAACCCACTGAACGATGTCGATTTCCTTCTTTGGAGCTCGTCTCACCGGGGTCCTCGCAGCAAGCGCGGGCCCGCTTTCAAGAATCGTTCCAGTCCAGTAGTGGACTTCCTTGAGGTGTCCCGAGCCGAGTCGATAGCGCTGCGTCGTAAGGGGAGCGCCAAGAATCACCGCGTATCCGGTCTCTTCCTCAACCTCCCGAGCGGCCGCGACCGGCACCGTCTCATTCCGTTCGGCTTTACCCTTGGGCCAACTCCAGTCCCGATACCGAGGTCGATGAACGATCAGGAACTCTAGTTCACTGGGAGACACCGGCTGCCCCGGGACAACTTTAACCCCGGGGACTGGACGCCAGACGACTGCTCCAGCGGAACGAACCAAACCCTTAGGAAAGGTCAATGTGCGACTTGCCATATGACCACTTTACCCACTGCCTGAGGGCAGACCCTACCGCCCCACCACCCTCGAAGATGCCTCCTGCATGAGTTCTGTTTGAATATCACGCAATGGTGCACCGAACTTGTCGTGAGTCCGCCGGTTCCACCGCCCGCTCTTTCGCAGGTTCCAAGCAGAGGTCGAGGGCGACGCCTCTGTCCTCACCAGCCCCGCAAGGTAGTCGGCATGCTCCCGGTTTTCGATACTCACCAGCGCTTCAACCCGCCGGTCAAGGTTGCGGTGCATGAGGTCGGCCGAGCCAATCCACACCTCTTCGGATCCGGGGGGACCGAATGCAAAAATGCGCGAGTGCTCTAAGAAGCGACCCAGAATCGACCTCACCTTGATGTTGTCCGAAAGGCCCTTCACACCTGGTTTGAGGCCGCAGATCCCACGCACAACGATGTCAACGCGGACCCCTGCCTGGCTCGCTCGGTACAGAGCATCAATGATCCGTTCGTCGACGATTGAGTTGACCTTGATCCCAATCCACGCGTCCTCGCCCGCCTGCTTCCGTCGAGCCTGTTCCTCAATGCGTTCAAGGAGTCCTGACCGGATCGACACCGGTGCGACTAAGAGCCTGCGGAACGTCGACTTCGGTGCGTAGCCAGAAAGCTGGTTGAAAAGCCTGGTCAGGTCCTGCGTGACAACGGGGTCAGAAGTGAGCAGTCCCAGGTCCTCGTAGCCGCGCGCTGTACCCGGGTGGTAGTTTCCTGTCCCCACGTGGCAGTAGCGCTTGAGGACGTCACCTTCTTGGCGAACCACCAGAGACAGTTTGCAGTGGGTCTTCAAACCGAGCATGCCGTAGACCACGTGAACGCCGGCCTTCTCTAACTTTCGAGCCCACTCGATGTTTGCCTCTTCATCAAAGCGGGCCTTCACCTCGACAATTGCCACAACTTGCTTGTTGTTGCGGGCAGCCTCAATAAGGGACGAGACAATTGGGGAGTCCCCCGAGGTGCGATACAGGGTCTGCTTGATGGCTAAGACCTGGGGGTCCCGCGCCGCCTGGCTGATGAAGTGCTGCACGGAGGTCGCAAATGAGTCATAGGGGTGGTGAAGAAGCACGTCGTGGTGACTCAGCGTGCGGAAAACATCTTGAGGCTTTGAAGACTCAACCTCTGTAAGCCCAGCCGGAGTGACGGGAACAAACGGAAGGTACTTCAACGCGGGCAGGTCGAGGTCGTGAACTTCGTTGAAGAGTGTGAAGTCCAGCGGAGGCGGCAGTTTGAAGACGTCTTCTCCATGTACCTCCAACTTCTCCGTTAGGAAGTTCAAGACAAAGGAACTCATCGCCTCTTCAACCTCAAGGCGCACTGCAGCGCCGAAGCGACGCCTGTGCAATTCTTCCTCCATCGCAGTCAGAAGGTTCTCTGCATCATCCTCTTCGACCTCGAGATCCTCATTGCGCGTGACACGGAAGGTATATGCTTCCTGAACTTCAACGCCGGGGAAGAGGTGGTCGAGGTGAGCGACAATCAGCTGTTCAATCGTCAGGAACGTTGCACCCGAATCGCGTCGAACGTACTGCTCCACACGCCCTTCACGCAACGCAGTGTCGACGTTGATGAGGCGCGGCAGAGTCTCTGGAACCCGGATACGCGCAAAGTGCCTCTTGCCGGACACGGGGTTCTTCAGAACCACCGCAATGTTCAGTGACAAACCCGAGATGTAGGGGAAAGGGTGGCTCGGATCGACCGCAAGCGGCGTTAACACTGGGAAGACGCGGTGTCTGAAGTAGGAGGAGAGCCGGTCCTGGGTGGTCTGGTCCAGGGCTTCCCATTCCGAAAAGCGGATGCCCGCTTCGGCTAAGGCTGGTCGGAACTCTTCCACAAAGCTGGCGGCTTGGCGTTCCACCAGCTCCCGCGTGCGGGCGGTAATGTGTTCAAGCACCTCGCGTGGTGGCAGCCCCGAGGCGCCGGGGCGGGCAATGCCCGCATTGATACGACGTTGCAGGCCCGCGACCCGCACCATGTAGAACTCGTCAAGGTTGGAAGAGAAGATCCCCGAAAACCACAGTCTCTCAAGTAGTGGGACTGATTCGTCCTCGGATTGTTCGAGGACGCGCTGGTTGAACGCTAGCCACGACAGTTCCCGATCCGCAAAGCGCCCGTCTGGCAGCGGGTGTTCCAGGCCCAGTGGGA
This genomic stretch from Schaalia sp. JY-X169 harbors:
- a CDS encoding RNA degradosome polyphosphate kinase codes for the protein MTVDDAPTIQGDEDALEEAGDAADAGAAGDALAEDEQARLKLETARASELFLPADSDILVGEEHEDAQYDLDEASLVDDDWDDAGTLIPTGMPVDTSVPLGLEHPLPDGRFADRELSWLAFNQRVLEQSEDESVPLLERLWFSGIFSSNLDEFYMVRVAGLQRRINAGIARPGASGLPPREVLEHITARTRELVERQAASFVEEFRPALAEAGIRFSEWEALDQTTQDRLSSYFRHRVFPVLTPLAVDPSHPFPYISGLSLNIAVVLKNPVSGKRHFARIRVPETLPRLINVDTALREGRVEQYVRRDSGATFLTIEQLIVAHLDHLFPGVEVQEAYTFRVTRNEDLEVEEDDAENLLTAMEEELHRRRFGAAVRLEVEEAMSSFVLNFLTEKLEVHGEDVFKLPPPLDFTLFNEVHDLDLPALKYLPFVPVTPAGLTEVESSKPQDVFRTLSHHDVLLHHPYDSFATSVQHFISQAARDPQVLAIKQTLYRTSGDSPIVSSLIEAARNNKQVVAIVEVKARFDEEANIEWARKLEKAGVHVVYGMLGLKTHCKLSLVVRQEGDVLKRYCHVGTGNYHPGTARGYEDLGLLTSDPVVTQDLTRLFNQLSGYAPKSTFRRLLVAPVSIRSGLLERIEEQARRKQAGEDAWIGIKVNSIVDERIIDALYRASQAGVRVDIVVRGICGLKPGVKGLSDNIKVRSILGRFLEHSRIFAFGPPGSEEVWIGSADLMHRNLDRRVEALVSIENREHADYLAGLVRTEASPSTSAWNLRKSGRWNRRTHDKFGAPLRDIQTELMQEASSRVVGR
- a CDS encoding NUDIX hydrolase, which encodes MASRTLTFPKGLVRSAGAVVWRPVPGVKVVPGQPVSPSELEFLIVHRPRYRDWSWPKGKAERNETVPVAAAREVEEETGYAVILGAPLTTQRYRLGSGHLKEVHYWTGTILESGPALAARTPVRRAPKKEIDIVQWVDPSRARALLTRRGDRRLMTEVINRAGRGELVTSTTILLRHAKSVDRAKWRGDESRRPLTRLGGAQALDLVPLLSAFGVRVVHSSTWLRCVQTVVPYAAVAGAKFKADEFLTEDAVNLDPGPSSALVEGLLGRKKGARVVSLHRPGYAALLEPIRDITPRRMMALVEAPRKNLNRAEMLVVHVSHASSPRVIGVERHEPYTKLAVK